The nucleotide sequence GTCTTCTCGACGTCGTCGCCGTGCCGGGTCGGATGCTTGGTCTCGATGAGGGTGAGCACCTCGTCCCCGGTGTCGACGAGGGTGTCGAGGAGGCGCCGCAGGGTCAGCAGGTGGCCGCGCTCGGGGTCGGACTCCGGCTGCTCGGACTCGCCCGGGCCGCTCTTCCACGACGCCCAGTCCAGCTGCTCGAGCCGGGCGAGCTCGAGGGTCGAGACGGCGCCGCTGCCGTTGGAGGTCCGCTCGACCCGCCGGTCGTGGACGCAGACCAGGTGGTGGTCGGCGGTCAGGCGCACGTCGCACTCGACGCCGTCGGCGCCGTGGTCGAACGCCTTGCGGTAGGCCCGGAGCGTGTGCTCGGCCTCCTCCGCGCTGGCGCCGCGGTGCGCCACGACGAGGGGGCGGGTGGTCGTCTGCTGCTCGACGGTCACGGGAGACCATCATTCCCGGTCAGGGGGCTCCGCGTCATCCCGGGGGGTCGGGACACGCCGTTCGGCCGGTGCCGTGCGGGTGCGCCGGCACCGGGAGCGGGCGCTCACACTCCGCGCCGCCCTACCGTTGGACCATCGTGAGCCTCCCGCCCTTCCAGCACCTCGTCGACGAGCACTGGCGCGACGTCGCCCGTCTCGCCCACGGGCTCGTCGGCCCCGTGCACGCCGACGACGTCGCGCAGCAGGCGTGGACCCAGGCCCTGGCCGCCTACCCGCGGCTCACCCACGCCCGCAACCTGCGCTCGTGGCTCCTCACCGTCACCCACCGCTGCGCGATGGACCACCACCGCGCGGCCCGGCGCACCACCCCCCACGAGGACCCGGCGGCGCTCGCCGAGGCACCGCTCGTCCCGGCTCCGGCCGACCCGGACGGGGCGCTCTGGGCCCGCGTGGCCGCCCTGCCGCCCCGGCAGCGGGACGCCGTCGTCCTGCGCTTCGTCGGCGACCTCGACCACCGCGCCGTCGCCGCCGCCCTCGGCACGACGCCGGGGATGAGCCGGCGGCTCGTCAGCGACGCCCTGGTGGCCCTGCGCCTGACCCTCACCGACCCGGAGGACCTCCGATGACCGACCCCTTCACCGCCTTCGCCCCGCCGCTCGCCGGCCCGCCCCGCCTGGCCCCGACCGACGTCTCGTACGTCCTCGACGACACCGACGTCGGCCGGATGCTCGTCGCCGTCCGGGACGACGGGCGGGTCCTGGCGACCGCGTTCGCGCCGGACGACGCCGCCGAGGAGCGCTGGCTGGCGCGCCTCGCGGCGT is from Arthrobacter sp. NEB 688 and encodes:
- a CDS encoding sigma-70 family RNA polymerase sigma factor, encoding MSLPPFQHLVDEHWRDVARLAHGLVGPVHADDVAQQAWTQALAAYPRLTHARNLRSWLLTVTHRCAMDHHRAARRTTPHEDPAALAEAPLVPAPADPDGALWARVAALPPRQRDAVVLRFVGDLDHRAVAAALGTTPGMSRRLVSDALVALRLTLTDPEDLR
- a CDS encoding glycerophosphodiester phosphodiesterase family protein gives rise to the protein MTVEQQTTTRPLVVAHRGASAEEAEHTLRAYRKAFDHGADGVECDVRLTADHHLVCVHDRRVERTSNGSGAVSTLELARLEQLDWASWKSGPGESEQPESDPERGHLLTLRRLLDTLVDTGDEVLTLIETKHPTRHGDDVEKTLVQVLRFFDLDRGDRPGRPHVRVMSFSARALLRVHRLSPEIPLVHLISARGRTLPLDGELPKGIGTVGLDVAFLRRKPSVVEKYRRHGHQVFVWTVDDEADMDLCRDLGVDVVITNRPKTAIDRLGGTL